tacacaaaacaaaaacatatttttctttcaacattTGTTGATTGAATTTACATTtcaagaaacaattcattcaaaaaaatGCAAACAACAGCTGGTAATAATGAGGACATTCCAACATCCCCTAGTCATCAATTGTCACCACAAAATTCTGCACAAGGAGATATTTCATCACAATCATCACCACCACGATTTCAATCACAAAATTCAATGCATAGAAatctctcctcatcctcatcatcatcaCAAAATTCAATGAATGAATCTCATTCAGCTATACcagcaacaacaacaccaattatgtctAATTTGATATCATCACCACCAAAAAATCCCCTTTATGGACCCCCTCCACCAGCACAATTGTCATCATTATCGACACAAACTCCGTGGCCATTAATTCCACCACAACACCAACCACTTCCATGTCACCAACCCCCTATGATGCCATATTACCCACCAATGGGGGTGCCACCACCATTTCCTCCACATTTTCCTATGCCCTTACCTCATGACCAATTTCATTCATTTCATCATCCAATGCTCCTTGGAAATActactaataatattaataataccTCAAATGGACAAAATTATAGTCAGCCTTGGTCCACAGGCCTTTTTGATTGTTTTTCAGACATCAAGAATTGTAGGTTCCTTTAATTATTTCCTTgatttttctctcatttttaaattttttttagagcTAATCATGTTTTTACAATATTTGTGTAGGTTTTATTACATGTTTATGTCCCTGTGTTACTTTTGGGCAAGTGGATGAGATTTTATCTCAAGGACAAATGAGTAATTTTCTAATCAAGATATTTTATATAGCAAAACACATATAATTATACTACTCATCTGTcacaatttatatgacatagttcgaatttcgagagtcaaacttctttattttgatCACGCATTCATACATGCAACCTCACATATAATATTACTTCCTCTGTCTCaaagatttttttgtttgactcttgaaatctgAACTATATGTCATATAGATTGGGACGGagaggaaatatatatattttatctaatttttgatattttcttttaatgtataGCTTGGTGGGAAGCTGCATTAATGTTTGGACTTTTGGAAGCATTTTGCTGTCAAGCATCATTGGTTTTTGCATGGTATCATCGTGTGcaattcagaaaaaaatataatttgatggGAAATTTATTCAGTGAGTTTGCAATTACTCTTATTTGCATGAGATTGGTCCTTTGTCAGAATTATCGTCAGCTTAACAAACTTGGCTTTGATGTAGCTCTAGGTAATTCTCTTTTCATCATTCTTATCTATGCTTCGTATCTTGCTATTTGATTgtcatattttcttataattctGGTTCGATATCATTGATCATTTGATTTGTGCgcctaacaaaaaaaaattctttaccAACTCCGTAATGATAGAAATAAGGTTTATGCATAGCATATTCTCCTCAAACTCTGCTTATGGAATCATGCTAAATTTGTTGTTACTGTTTTATCATTCTCATAGAtgatcaatattaaaaaaatagtgtggtTTGATTCACATGAAGTACTagttatacaaaaattacaATACAAGAATTATTTTAAGTAGTGAATGATATTGATGAGATATATTGTCATgtaatgaacaaaaatatttgCTCCATAAATTTATGTGACCATGTTTGACTGATCACaaagtttcattttttgaaacttATGATCTAAATAAATCTTATATCACGTTAAAAGGTATGAaagtttaaatgtaaaattatttttaccataGAAATATGTCGTCATCGATTtccaaaatagaataaaaatgaaagagtgTCACAAGTTGATACATATGTGTTATTCTTATGTTGTGATTACATACTTcaagaatttatctttaaatacTTTTATCTCGTATTGCTAATACACATATTCTTGTTTTACATTCTaatttatgtaaaataatacataaattcataCATAACTCAATGTGATATTATTTCGTCTAGGACTATAGTTGTTGCATTATCTATTTTAgaattgttttttcttatatttggaACTATTTTTCATAGAATATCCAACCAAATTATAACCTCTTATTATTTTCAGGATGGAAAGCCAATAAGAAGAAACAAAGAAGAATAGCAAGCCAAAATGCTGTTCCATTTGTGCCACCAATGGCTAATCCTGGGATGTTTAGATGAATAGAAGATTGTTGCAAACCAGTCAAaagtggttgaagaaaattattgatttttatcATTAGATCATTAGATATTTAACAAAGCCAGAAGTTACATGCATTTCAATTGTTGAATTCTTCACATTGAAGAATCTATAATATGCTATGTACacaaattttggaaattaaatGGGATATATCatgatcctttttttttataactactaatttctttgattagatgataattttataaaaccCAATTGTCTTCAATGTTCTATGTCTTGCTTCTCATTAGTTCCCTGCCCCTCATTTTCACTAATGAAAACTGTAATTATAGTTGGTAATGAGAGTATCTGCTTGGCCTTCCATAAGTGAGGACATAATAAAGCGTTCATAATTAATAAAGACGTTTACTGTCTGTTCTTGATTTAATACACTTCCACTATAGTGTCCTAGTAGATATAGTTACTTTCTCTCGAACCATAGTACTATCATTTGATTAGATCATCgaatcttttatttctcttGAGATTTCTTCAATGTTCAGTTCCACACACGTTTTTTTTTTCGAAGGTCTAATTTGTAATTAGGGTATTATAGGGTTGTAAAAATTGACACCAAGGAGATATGAAGTCAATAGGTCAACGAAGGGTATTTTTATACCAATTTCATTAGCTCAAGGGTATTTTTCCGTTTCTATTTACTCACATTCTCTCCACTCAATATTTGCACAGCCTTTCACCTCATCtacttctttctcctcttgtGGATATAGTTGAGGGCGAATGACAAAACACTCCTTCTCATAAGTACCTATTGCTCGACAAACCTATGTTCACTTCTTCTTTCAAACAACACTATTTTGGAGTAATTCTCCTCAAAATCCTGGATCTCCATCCATCCATAGGAAAACCTTCATATCATTGAATATTGAAGGTCCTTATTGATGATCATTGTTCTATTTCCTCTTCTTCTCATATTATTCTTGATTTTCCGTGTAAATAAGCAATTTATCTCGAGGGAATTAATAGGTTTGTAAGTAGTGTTGGTAATGAAATAAGTGAATTAGCATATGTAGTAATAGAGAGAGTTTTTTTCCCTAATAATtgtcttttaatatttattgaattagATTTGTACACGctttgagtaaaaaatatttgagttataaaatagGCAAATGACAAGTGTGGGGggcacaattttttaaaaattttgcaTACTTTATAACCATTCATTAGTCTTCCTTCCCTAAAAGTGGAGTCAATATatccatttttttctaaaaaaaaaaaaaaaaactaggtgCCAATATGGCCCTACCTAACCAAGAAAATTGATTAAACAAATTCTTGGGGAAAGTGCATCAAGAACTAAAGCcctttacttctttttttttcctctctttttcttcttccttctcttccatGCCTGTTTTGTCTTCATTATCATCTCTTTCTGCAAAACAAGATGTATCCTATCATGAACTCGAATGGGTATAACCAATTCGTTACTAATAAACCATTAGATAATGCATCGTCGCAACCATATTCATACCCTCATTTATTACCTTATGGATATGGTATGCCTCCgccatcaccaccaccaccaccacaacAACAACCTCAACCATATGGATCTCCTGATGGGTCTTCTGTATATATTCAAAGAGCCCCTATTGGAATAACCAAACATATGGAAGAGACAACTTGGTCAACCAACATCTTTGCATGTGGTAGAGACCCCAAAAATTGtatgtattcttctttattaatCATTTTATATGTTCggatatatatagttttatgtTAATTGTCAATCGAATATCGTTATTCCAACATCTTTTGATGGGTTTAATGacttcattatatttttaaatttgagggttcagaatttaatatttttatatacatataattaaattgttgtattttcatCCATCTTTGTCTTCCTTTCTACTGTTTTGAGATGGATAACGTGAACAAACTCACACATGCAAaactttttattctttatttttatgaacTGAGACgtaattgttattattgttgttaattAATGACCTCATTTTATGCATGTATCTAGGTCTTACAACATGTGTTTGTCCATGCATAACATCCGGGCAAATTGCAGAAATAGTGAGTGAAGGACGAACGTGTAAGATCCACAAATAGTTATATGTGTGCTATAagttggcataatacataaacttgTCCTTTAACTTATCTTTAGCTGACATCTAGACTCTTCAATTTTGGATATGCAGAaaaagacacttaaatttgtataaagttgaacaagtagatacGTGACATCCTATGTGGTAATTCATGTCTTACGTGACAttctatgtgtattatgtcatgtaggacataTGTGTCTACTTATTCCACTTCATACAAGTTTTAAGTGTCTAgttgtgcacacccaaaattgGAGAACTGAAGTTAAGT
This genomic stretch from Solanum stenotomum isolate F172 chromosome 10, ASM1918654v1, whole genome shotgun sequence harbors:
- the LOC125842175 gene encoding protein PLANT CADMIUM RESISTANCE 7-like, which produces MYPIMNSNGYNQFVTNKPLDNASSQPYSYPHLLPYGYGMPPPSPPPPPQQQPQPYGSPDGSSVYIQRAPIGITKHMEETTWSTNIFACGRDPKNCLTTCVCPCITSGQIAEIVSEGRTSCMEGVIINMLLCCLCCTTPLYTFYYRVKLRRKFKLEGNECLDCLIHTLCCYCALCQEYRELHRQGFDPALGWAENIERQSHAVAVFTITPPPVQEAMKR
- the LOC125842160 gene encoding cell number regulator 1-like, whose amino-acid sequence is MQTTAGNNEDIPTSPSHQLSPQNSAQGDISSQSSPPRFQSQNSMHRNLSSSSSSSQNSMNESHSAIPATTTPIMSNLISSPPKNPLYGPPPPAQLSSLSTQTPWPLIPPQHQPLPCHQPPMMPYYPPMGVPPPFPPHFPMPLPHDQFHSFHHPMLLGNTTNNINNTSNGQNYSQPWSTGLFDCFSDIKNCFITCLCPCVTFGQVDEILSQGQMTWWEAALMFGLLEAFCCQASLVFAWYHRVQFRKKYNLMGNLFSEFAITLICMRLVLCQNYRQLNKLGFDVALGWKANKKKQRRIASQNAVPFVPPMANPGMFR